The Canis aureus isolate CA01 chromosome 9, VMU_Caureus_v.1.0, whole genome shotgun sequence genome has a segment encoding these proteins:
- the NUMB gene encoding protein numb homolog isoform X3 yields MNKLRQSFRRKKDVYVPEASRPHQWQTDEEGVRTGKCSFPVKYLGHVEVDESRGMHICEDAVKRLKATGKKAVKAVLWVSADGLRVVDEKTKDLIVDQTIEKVSFCAPDRNFDRAFSYICRDGTTRRWICHCFMAVKDTGERLSHAVGCAFAACLERKQKREKECGVTATFDASRTTFTREGSFRVTTATEQAEREEIMKQIQDAKKAETDKTVVGSSVAPGNTAPSPSSPTSPTLDATASLETNNPHAIPRRHAPIEQLARQGSFRGFPALSQKMSPFKRQLSLRINELPSTMQRKTDFPIKNAVPEVEGEAESISSLCSQITNAFSTPSEDPFSSAPMTKPVTVIAPQSPAFQVSHIGLTDPAPGGHLSTLHELTPSMLSAPIVANGTDSAFHVLAAKPAHTALAPVAMPVRETNPWAHAPDAVNKGIAATHSGTEWGQSSGAASPGLFQAGHRRTPSEADRWLEEVSKSVRAQQPQASSVPLQPVLQPPPPTAITQPPPPFQGNAFLTSQPVPVGVVPPLQPAFVPTQSYPVANGLPYPAPNVPVVGITPSQMVANVFGTAGHPQASQPQAAHPHQSPSLVKQQTFPQYETGSATASPFFKPPAQHLNGSAAFNGVDDGRLASGDKHTEVPAGTFPVDPFEAQWAALESKSKQRTNPSPTNPFSSDLQKTFEIEL; encoded by the exons actggaaaaaaagcagTTAAGGCAGTCCTGTGGGTATCAGCAGATGGACTCAGAGTTGTGGATGAAAAAACTAAG GACCTCATAGTTGACCAGACAATAGAAAAAGTTTCTTTCTGTGCCCCAGATAGGAACTTTGATAGAGCCTTCTCTTACATATGTCGTGATGGCACTACTCGGCGCTGGATCTGTCATTGCTTCATGGCTGTCAAGGACACG GGTGAAAGATTGAGTCATGCAGTAGGCTGTGCTTTTGCGGCCTGTTTAGAACGGAAGCAGAAACGGGAGAAGGAATGTGGAGTGACTGCTACTTTTGATGCCAGTCGGACCACTTTTACAAGAGAAGGATCATTCCGTGTCACAACAGCCACCGAGCAAGCCGAAAGAGAGGAGATTATGAAACAAATCCAAGATGCCAAGAAAG CTGAAACAGATAAGACAGTTGTTGGTTCATCAGTGGCTCCTGGCAACACTGCCCCATCCCCgtcctctcccacctctcccacttTGGATGCCACTGCCTCTCTGGAGACGAACAATCCTCATGCCATCCCACGCCGGCATGCACCCATTGAACAGCTTGCTCGCCAAGGCTCTTTCCGAGGATTTCCTGCTCTTAGCCAGAAGATGTCACCCTTTAAACGCCAACTGTCCCTGCGCATCAATGAGTTGCCTTCCACTATGCAGAGGAAGACTGATTTCCCCATAAAAAATGCAG TGCCAGAagtagaaggagaggcagaaagtaTCAGCTCCCTGTGCTCACAGATCACCAATGCCTTCAGCACACCCTCCGAGGATCCCTTCTCATCTGCCCCAATGACCAAACCAGTGACCGTGATAGCACCGCAGTCTCCTGCCTTTCAAG TATCACACATTGGCCTGACTGACCCAGCTCCAGGGGGTCACCTGTCCACCCTGCATGAATTAACTCCATCGATGTTGTCTGCTCCCATTGTAGCTAATGGCACTGACTCAGCCTTCCATGTGCTTGCTGCTAAGCCAGCCCATACTGCTCTAGCACCCGTAGCAATGCCTGTGCGTGAAACCAACCCTTGGGCCCATGCCCCTGATGCTGTTAACAAGGGAATTGCAGCCACACATTCGG GGACTGAGTGGGGTCAGTCTTCTGGTGCTGCATCTCCAGGTCTCTTCCAGGCTGGTCACAGACGCACTCCCTCTGAGGCTGACCGCTGGTTAGAAGAGGTGTCCAAGAGTGTCCGGGCCCAGCAGCCCCAGGCCTCATCTGTTCCTCTGCAGCCAGTTCTCCAGCCTCCTCCACCCACTGCCATTACCCAACCACCGCCGCCTTTCCAAGGGAATGCATTCCTTACCTCTCAGCCTGTGCCAGTGGGTGTGGTCCCACCTCTGCAGCCAGCCTTTGTCCCTACCCAGTCCTATCCTGTGGCCAATGGGCTGCCCTATCCAGCCCCTAATGTGCCTGTAGTGGGCATCACTCCCTCCCAGATGGTAGCCAATGTGTTTGGCACTGCAGGCCACCCTCAGGCCAGCCAGCCCCAGGCCGCCCACCCCCATCAGTCTCCCAGCCTGGTCAAGCAGCAGACATTCCCTCAGTATGAGACAGGCAGTGCTACTGCCAGTCCCTTCTTTAAGCCGCCTGCTCAGCACCTCAACGGTTCTGCAGCTTTCAATGGTGTAGACGATGGCAGGTTGGCCTCAGGAGATAAGCACACAGAGGTTCCTGCAGGCACCTTCCCAGTGGATCCTTTTGAAGCCCAGTGGGCTGCATTAGAAAGCAAGTCCAAGCAGCGTACTAATCCCTCTCCCACCAACCCTTTCTCCAGTGACTTACAGAAGACATTTGAAATTGAACTTTAG